The Falco naumanni isolate bFalNau1 chromosome 14, bFalNau1.pat, whole genome shotgun sequence genome includes a window with the following:
- the LOC121097580 gene encoding uncharacterized protein LOC121097580 — MAQSNGSETNFVSAGWGGTWRAGARSRQGAPGAGGGRAEAGGPARDRRGCRRFLSPRQWRWSAGCSRCCLFFFSELCRYLGEERLWGSPGAPLWRRGPGGGAARGALPPLPSPLGCPGSRCSRRSSARGFVFPPAAGRAVAAGWGCRPPRAAEAALGPAVHLELYVGKSRGAELKMVFASSGFPAALSRSVPTAAWVIHGLQSFKAVPAQHGASLQDPVSRCVLPPPQQPVSFFSMFFFNNGARTTNDIVITSVPPVNLT, encoded by the exons atggcacaAAGTAACGGCTCCGAGACAAATTTTGTCT CGGCCGGCTGGGGGGGGAcgtggcgggccggcgctcggtCGCGGCagggagcgcctggtgccggcggcgggcgggctgaggcgggcggcccggcccgggaccggcggggctgccggcggtTCTTGTCTCCCCGGCAGTGGCGGTGGTCAGCGGGCTGCTCGCggtgctgccttttttttttctcggaGCTGTGCCGTTACCTAGGTGAGGAGcggctgtggggcagccccggTGCTCCCTtgtggcggcggggcccgggagggGGGGCGGCCCGCGGCGCCCTGCCGCCCCTCCCGTcgcctctgggctgcccgggcagccgctgcagccgccgcagctctgcgcggggctttgtctttcccccagccgctggCCGGGCCGTggcagcgggctggggctgccggccCCCGCGGGCCGCAGAGGCTGCCTTGGGGCCTGCG GTTCATCTGGAATTGTACGTTGGCAAATCAAGGGGAGCTGAACTGAAG ATGGTCTTTGCCTCTTCAggttttcctgcagctctgtctCGTAGTGTCCCTACTGCAGCATGGGTcatccatgggctgcagtcttTCAAGGCTGTTCCTGCCCAGCATGGTGCCTCCTTACAAGACCCGGTCTCCAGATGCGTGCTTCCACCCCCTCAGCagcctgtttctttcttcagcatgtttttttttaacaatggTGCCAGGACAACAAATGATATTGTGATTACTTCTGTGCCACCAGTAAACttgacctga